From one Gemmobacter sp. genomic stretch:
- the hemH gene encoding ferrochelatase codes for MTDALPANHPRVPPRKIGVLLANLGTPDNYDYWSMRRYLSEFLSDKRVIDFPAWKWQPLLQLVILSKRPFTSGANYKLIWNHDKGESPLMTITKAQTAKIAESLAALHGDSVMVDFCMRYGNPSTTAKVREMVAAGCDRIVFFPLYPQYAGATTATANDQFFRALMLEKAQPAARTVPEYFAHPAYVEALARSVERAYAGLERRPDVLVASYHGMPKRYLMEGDPYHCKCQKTSRLLRERLGWEKGSIDTTFQSVFGREEWLRPYTVEHVAELARQGKKHIAVIAPAFSADCIETLEEIQGEIREAFVHAGGESFTYIPCLNDGEDHIAALVAVIQDNLAGWV; via the coding sequence ATGACCGACGCGCTGCCCGCCAACCACCCCCGCGTGCCGCCCCGCAAGATCGGGGTTCTGCTGGCCAATCTGGGGACGCCCGACAACTACGACTACTGGTCGATGCGGCGCTATCTGAGCGAGTTCCTGTCGGACAAGCGGGTGATCGACTTTCCGGCGTGGAAGTGGCAGCCGCTGTTGCAACTGGTGATCCTGAGCAAGCGGCCGTTCACCAGCGGCGCGAACTACAAGCTGATCTGGAACCACGACAAGGGCGAAAGCCCGCTGATGACCATTACCAAGGCACAGACGGCGAAGATCGCCGAATCGCTGGCCGCGCTGCATGGCGATTCGGTGATGGTCGATTTCTGCATGCGCTACGGCAACCCCTCGACCACCGCGAAGGTGCGCGAGATGGTGGCGGCGGGCTGCGACCGGATCGTGTTCTTCCCGCTCTATCCGCAATACGCCGGGGCGACCACGGCGACGGCGAATGACCAGTTCTTTCGCGCGCTGATGCTGGAAAAGGCACAGCCGGCGGCCCGGACGGTGCCGGAATATTTCGCCCATCCCGCCTATGTCGAGGCGCTGGCCCGGTCGGTGGAACGCGCCTACGCCGGGCTGGAGCGGCGGCCCGATGTGCTGGTGGCCAGCTATCACGGCATGCCGAAACGCTATCTGATGGAAGGCGACCCCTACCATTGCAAATGCCAGAAAACCTCGCGCCTGTTGCGGGAACGGCTGGGATGGGAGAAGGGCAGCATCGACACGACCTTCCAGTCGGTGTTCGGGCGCGAAGAATGGCTGCGGCCCTATACGGTCGAACATGTGGCCGAACTGGCGCGACAAGGGAAGAAACATATCGCGGTGATCGCGCCGGCGTTCTCGGCCGACTGTATCGAGACGCTGGAAGAGATCCAGGGCGAGATCCGGGAGGCTTTCGTTCACGCCGGGGGCGAAAGCTTTACCTATATCCCCTGCCTGAACGATGGCGAGGATCATATCGCCGCGCTGGTCGCGGTGATTCAGGACAATCTGGCAGGCTGGGTCTGA
- a CDS encoding L,D-transpeptidase, whose protein sequence is MSRDTLNRMNRRLFLGTAAVAATGLAMPALAQTTGTTEMESAAGSAVRRNISSFRTLQWQPYFDNLKNGAVLVDLTSRALHYWSEDQSIYRLYPTSVPLSEDLTRRGRTSVVQKVENPPWRPTPSMKERNPEWPDVVPGGSPDNPLGVRALYLSWTYYRIHGTHDTRKIGRRSSNGCVGLYNEHILELYGMAKIGTQVLLI, encoded by the coding sequence ATGTCGCGCGACACCCTGAACCGCATGAACCGCCGCCTTTTCCTTGGCACCGCCGCCGTGGCCGCCACTGGCCTTGCCATGCCCGCCCTTGCCCAGACCACCGGCACGACCGAGATGGAATCGGCCGCCGGCAGCGCCGTGCGCCGCAACATCTCCAGCTTCCGCACGTTGCAGTGGCAGCCCTATTTCGACAACCTCAAGAACGGCGCCGTTCTGGTGGATCTCACCTCGCGCGCGCTGCATTACTGGTCCGAGGATCAGTCGATCTACCGCCTTTACCCCACCTCGGTCCCGCTGTCCGAGGATCTGACCCGCCGCGGCCGCACCTCGGTGGTGCAAAAGGTGGAAAACCCGCCATGGCGCCCCACCCCGTCCATGAAGGAACGCAATCCCGAATGGCCCGACGTGGTGCCGGGTGGTTCGCCCGATAACCCGCTGGGCGTGCGGGCGCTGTATCTGTCCTGGACCTACTACCGCATCCACGGCACCCACGACACGCGCAAGATCGGGCGCCGATCATCCAACGGGTGCGTCGGCCTGTATAACGAACATATCCTGGAACTTTACGGCATGGCCAAGATCGGCACGCAGGTGTTGCTGATTTGA
- a CDS encoding methyltransferase domain-containing protein: MSAPQLTDPAALARNRQRATRAPELFLHDLVADEVQDRLVEVNRTFTDMAVVTAFPQVWQPRLPGARMVAEGEVLDLAPGSQDLVVHALALHWANDPVGQIIQCARALRPDGLFIAALFGGQTLAELRAVLAEAEAALTGGLSPRVLPMGEIRDLGALLQRAGLALPVADSLVQKASYRDALHLMHELRAMGEGNALHGRLRRFTARGVMARAAALYADHYPDAGGRIRATFELVFLTGWKPHDSQQKPLRPGSAAQRLADALNVDEGVLPQRG, from the coding sequence CGATCTGGTCGCCGACGAGGTGCAGGATCGCCTGGTCGAGGTTAACAGGACGTTTACGGACATGGCCGTGGTGACGGCTTTTCCGCAGGTCTGGCAGCCGCGCCTGCCCGGCGCGCGCATGGTGGCCGAGGGCGAGGTGCTGGATCTGGCGCCCGGATCGCAGGATCTGGTCGTTCATGCGCTGGCGCTGCACTGGGCGAATGATCCGGTCGGCCAGATCATTCAATGCGCGCGGGCGCTGCGGCCGGACGGGCTGTTCATCGCGGCGCTGTTCGGGGGCCAGACGCTGGCCGAATTGCGCGCCGTGCTGGCCGAGGCCGAGGCGGCGCTGACCGGCGGCCTGTCGCCCCGCGTGCTGCCGATGGGGGAAATCCGCGATCTGGGCGCGCTGTTGCAACGGGCGGGGCTGGCGCTGCCGGTGGCGGACAGCCTGGTGCAGAAGGCCAGCTACCGCGACGCGCTGCATCTGATGCACGAACTGCGCGCGATGGGCGAGGGCAACGCGCTGCATGGCCGGTTGCGCCGGTTCACCGCACGGGGGGTGATGGCGCGGGCGGCGGCGCTGTATGCCGACCACTACCCCGACGCCGGCGGGCGCATCCGTGCAACGTTCGAACTGGTGTTCCTGACCGGATGGAAGCCACATGACAGCCAGCAAAAGCCCTTGCGCCCCGGATCGGCGGCGCAGCGGCTGGCCGATGCGCTGAACGTGGACGAGGGCGTTCTGCCGCAGCGCGGCTGA